The Centroberyx gerrardi isolate f3 chromosome 19, fCenGer3.hap1.cur.20231027, whole genome shotgun sequence genome has a segment encoding these proteins:
- the trappc3 gene encoding trafficking protein particle complex subunit 3, with translation MSRQSNRTTDNKKMNSELFTLTYGALVTQLCKDYENDEEVNKQLDKMGYNIGVRLIEDFLARSSVGRCQDFRETADVIAKVAFKMYLGITPSVTNWSPAGDEFSLILENNPLVDFVELPDNHNTLIYSNLLCGVLRGALEMVQMAVDVRFAQDTLRGDNVTEIRMKFIKRIEENLPAGDE, from the exons ATGTCCAGGCAATCCAACCGGACGACAGACAACAAGAAGATG AACTCTGAGCTGTTCACGCTGACCTACGGGGCCCTGGTCACCCAGCTTTGTAAGGACTACGAGAATGATGAGGAAGTCAATAAACAACTGGACAAGAT GGGTTATAACATCGGAGTGCGTCTGATCGAGGACTTCCTGGCGCGCTCCAGTGTCGGCAGGTGTCAGGATTTCCGAGAAACGGCCGATGTCATTGCTAAG GTTGCGTTTAAGATGTACCTGGGCATCACCCCCAGCGTGACCAACTGGAGCCCAGCGGGAGACGAATTCTCCCTCATCCTAGAGAACAACCCCCTGGTAGACTTTGTGGAGCTGCCGGATAACCACAACACACTGATCTACTCCAACCTGCTGTGTGGCGTCCTCAGAGGAGCCCTGGAGATG GTCCAGATGGCAGTGGACGTGAGGTTTGCCCAGGACACTCTGAGAGGGGACAACGTGACAGAAATCCGCATGAAGTTCATCAAGAGGATCGAAGAGAACCTGCCTGCTGGAGACGAATGA